In Candidatus Aminicenantes bacterium, a single window of DNA contains:
- a CDS encoding rod shape-determining protein — protein MGIFANFYNYFGSDLAIDLGTANTLVYVKGRGIVSREPSIVAVDRNTGKIHAVGSMAKDMMGKTPQHIVAIRPMKDGVIADFEIAEKMLEHFIKKIRTGSQFLKPRIVIGIPSEITQVERRAVRDAALRARASEVFLIEQAMASAIGADLPVTEPGGNMIVDIGGGTTDVAVISLAGIVISKSIRTASNEMDEAIINYIKKKYNLLLGERTAEKIKIQIGSAYPLDESLEMEIKGRDISHGIPKTITINDNEVREALESVVRTIVEAVRNTLEKTPPELSSDIVDRGIILSGGGSLLRNLDKRLKEETQLPVFIADDPLSAVVMGAGKILENIGLLSKVSQTF, from the coding sequence ATGGGAATCTTTGCCAACTTCTATAATTATTTCGGTTCGGACCTGGCCATCGATCTCGGGACCGCCAATACGCTTGTTTACGTGAAGGGCCGGGGGATTGTGTCTCGGGAACCCTCAATAGTGGCTGTTGATCGCAACACCGGCAAGATTCATGCCGTGGGAAGTATGGCCAAGGACATGATGGGGAAAACCCCTCAACATATTGTGGCCATCCGTCCCATGAAGGACGGTGTGATCGCGGATTTTGAAATCGCCGAAAAAATGTTGGAACACTTCATTAAAAAAATCCGCACAGGCAGCCAGTTCCTGAAACCACGCATTGTTATCGGTATTCCCTCGGAAATCACCCAGGTGGAACGCCGTGCGGTGCGGGACGCAGCACTCAGGGCCCGCGCGAGTGAAGTTTTTCTGATCGAACAGGCCATGGCCTCGGCAATCGGTGCGGATCTGCCCGTAACGGAACCCGGGGGCAACATGATCGTGGATATCGGCGGCGGCACCACGGATGTGGCGGTTATTTCCCTGGCCGGAATCGTAATATCAAAATCGATCCGTACGGCAAGCAATGAGATGGATGAGGCCATCATCAATTATATAAAAAAGAAATACAATCTGCTGCTGGGTGAGCGGACCGCGGAAAAGATCAAGATCCAGATCGGCTCAGCCTACCCCCTGGATGAAAGCCTGGAAATGGAGATCAAGGGGCGCGATATTTCCCATGGTATACCCAAGACCATCACCATCAACGACAACGAAGTCCGCGAAGCCCTGGAAAGTGTGGTGCGTACCATCGTGGAAGCCGTGCGCAATACCCTGGAAAAAACCCCGCCGGAGCTGTCTTCAGACATTGTCGACCGGGGGATCATTTTGTCTGGAGGCGGATCTTTGCTCCGCAACCTGGACAAACGCTTGAAAGAGGAAACGCAACTCCCGGTATTCATCGCGGATGATCCTCTCTCCGCGGTGGTGATGGGTGCCGGCAAGATCCTGGAGAATATCGGCCTGCTGAGCAAAGTCAGTCAAACGTTCTGA
- the mreC gene encoding rod shape-determining protein MreC yields MQHEEGENRAVVFLVAVLFLNLMLMSSRIVMKNDRSLLMSVVGFVVTPVEVAFMEVSSFVSRNLRHYVFVTNTYQRFLQLKKAHSKVKYENYRLRQRLDVLGFRDQARRETPRFLAAQLVLLDPNFPFNTILVDRGTMQGVRSGMIVLNENGDLVGRVIAPVHLLASHVRLITSAQGGVGASIERDRMEGLVTGDNSRLCNFQYLMQSLTVHVGDEVVTSGTDGIYPSGLPLGEVVEVRKSQLVQHVRVQPYFVTRPLKKLLIIPHATQD; encoded by the coding sequence ATGCAACATGAAGAGGGTGAAAACCGGGCGGTGGTTTTTCTCGTGGCGGTCCTGTTTTTGAACCTGATGCTAATGTCCAGTCGGATTGTCATGAAAAACGACCGCTCTTTGTTGATGAGCGTAGTCGGCTTTGTGGTGACCCCTGTGGAAGTGGCTTTCATGGAGGTTTCCTCATTTGTTTCCCGCAACTTGCGTCATTATGTGTTCGTGACCAACACGTATCAGCGTTTTTTGCAACTAAAGAAAGCACACTCCAAAGTGAAGTATGAGAATTACCGGCTGCGACAACGTCTGGATGTGCTTGGATTTCGTGATCAGGCCCGCCGGGAAACCCCGCGTTTTCTGGCGGCTCAACTGGTTTTGCTGGATCCAAATTTCCCCTTTAACACCATCCTGGTGGACCGGGGCACAATGCAGGGGGTTCGTTCCGGCATGATCGTCCTCAACGAAAACGGCGATCTGGTGGGCCGGGTGATCGCCCCGGTACACCTGTTGGCTTCCCATGTTCGCTTGATTACCAGTGCCCAAGGCGGTGTCGGGGCGTCTATTGAACGGGATCGCATGGAGGGACTGGTGACCGGTGACAACAGCCGATTGTGCAACTTCCAATACTTGATGCAGAGTCTCACTGTACATGTGGGAGACGAAGTCGTGACTTCGGGAACCGACGGCATCTATCCTTCCGGTCTTCCCCTGGGTGAGGTTGTTGAAGTGCGAAAATCGCAATTGGTGCAGCATGTTCGGGTGCAACCGTATTTCGTGACCCGGCCGCTAAAAAAATTATTAATCATTCCCCATGCAACGCAAGATTAA
- the mreD gene encoding rod shape-determining protein MreD — MQRKIKAVLFVLLFLTQITLDRYRHVLIATPDLLYLILVYVAVTAGPVRTIVTATLLGWMTDFFSVGMVGLFGFSRVLSAYLVNRVSRFLDLTRMHFVFFLISFSLAISNLVAGLLLQWIYAFPVEPGLIFYQPLLTALLGVLILSVPMVKRELNVH, encoded by the coding sequence ATGCAACGCAAGATTAAAGCGGTTTTATTCGTCCTGCTTTTTCTGACCCAGATTACCCTGGATCGTTACCGTCATGTTTTGATTGCAACCCCGGACTTGCTGTATCTCATTCTGGTGTATGTGGCCGTCACCGCCGGACCCGTGCGCACGATTGTAACGGCCACCCTGCTGGGCTGGATGACGGATTTTTTTTCCGTGGGCATGGTGGGTTTGTTCGGCTTCTCACGGGTACTCTCTGCTTACCTGGTGAATCGTGTGTCGCGGTTTCTGGATTTGACGCGCATGCACTTTGTGTTTTTTCTGATTTCATTTTCGCTTGCTATTTCGAACCTGGTGGCCGGCTTGCTCCTGCAATGGATTTACGCTTTTCCCGTGGAGCCCGGGTTGATTTTTTACCAGCCGCTGCTGACCGCATTGTTGGGGGTGCTGATCCTGAGCGTACCCATGGTAAAAAGGGAGTTGAATGTACATTGA
- the mrdA gene encoding penicillin-binding protein 2, with protein MYIDQRQLSGRDMERFYHIATAGLVILFSGLLFVFWNIQVIQHDRYGELARQNIYRQIRTPALRGLIRDRHNRLLAGNRLDFNLFLVRENSHNLDASIRFAAQVTGLPPAAIQKRLEAHRGYPAAFPVPIRRNLNLRQVVIVQSRSDTLPEFELSVEPCRDYPLGNTAAHVLGYVSGITEAELKEKTRQGYHAGDVIGKSGLEKQYEPVLKGTKGARLVIRDNLGIVRRIAEEEEPVPGDNISLTLDLPLQQFVESEFQNHTGALAVADLETGGILALVSHPDFDPGTFTGILEPANWESLLNDPLHPLQDRFIRGRYSPGSVFKLVMALAGLEEGLITPRTTVNCSGTVRIYDRDFRCWRSWGHGRVALTEALRGSCNIYFYELGKRMDIDVIAEYAKAMGLGDQTGIDLPGEISGIMPTRFWKTRQLGSPWYPGETISVAIGGGWVTVTPVQVLQMVSTIALRGRCPQLHLLDRIERRDQELYRYEPRFRKLPIRPEYFENVIRGMFCAVNEEGTGRAARVPGLDICGKTGTQQIISKDNPRYNELVKQKRFRPHAWFASFAPRTDPRYAVIVLVEHGGEAGEIAAPLAARVYRRLLKHE; from the coding sequence ATGTACATTGACCAGCGTCAACTCAGCGGCCGGGACATGGAGCGCTTTTACCATATTGCCACCGCCGGACTGGTGATTCTGTTTTCCGGACTCTTGTTTGTGTTCTGGAATATCCAGGTGATCCAACACGACCGTTATGGAGAACTTGCCCGCCAGAACATTTATCGCCAAATCCGCACTCCGGCACTCCGTGGCTTGATCCGTGATCGTCATAATCGCCTTCTGGCGGGGAACCGCCTGGATTTTAATCTGTTTCTGGTGCGTGAAAACAGCCACAACCTGGATGCCAGCATCCGCTTTGCTGCGCAAGTGACCGGTTTACCTCCGGCGGCGATTCAGAAACGCCTGGAGGCCCATCGTGGTTATCCCGCGGCTTTTCCAGTCCCCATCCGCCGCAACCTGAATCTTCGTCAAGTGGTGATTGTGCAAAGCCGTTCCGACACCCTGCCGGAATTTGAACTATCCGTGGAACCCTGCCGGGATTATCCCCTGGGCAATACCGCCGCTCATGTGCTGGGATATGTATCCGGAATTACGGAAGCGGAATTAAAAGAAAAAACCCGTCAGGGCTATCACGCGGGTGATGTGATCGGCAAGAGTGGCTTGGAGAAGCAATATGAGCCTGTACTGAAAGGCACCAAAGGCGCGCGTCTGGTCATACGGGACAACCTGGGGATTGTGCGCAGGATTGCAGAGGAAGAGGAACCTGTTCCCGGCGATAATATTTCGTTGACCCTTGATCTTCCCTTGCAACAATTCGTGGAAAGCGAATTCCAAAATCATACGGGCGCTTTGGCCGTGGCGGACCTTGAGACAGGCGGAATTCTGGCCCTGGTGAGCCACCCCGACTTTGACCCCGGAACATTCACGGGGATCCTGGAACCGGCCAACTGGGAATCACTTTTGAATGATCCGCTTCACCCTTTGCAGGACCGCTTTATTCGCGGTCGTTACTCTCCGGGATCCGTGTTTAAGCTGGTCATGGCCCTGGCCGGGCTCGAGGAAGGACTAATTACACCGAGGACCACAGTCAATTGCAGCGGAACCGTGCGTATCTATGATCGTGATTTCCGTTGCTGGCGTTCCTGGGGGCATGGACGAGTTGCACTTACCGAGGCGTTGCGGGGTTCATGCAACATCTATTTCTACGAACTCGGCAAACGCATGGATATCGATGTTATTGCCGAGTATGCCAAAGCCATGGGGCTGGGCGATCAGACCGGAATCGATCTTCCCGGCGAAATCAGCGGTATCATGCCCACGCGGTTTTGGAAAACCCGTCAACTGGGCAGCCCCTGGTATCCCGGAGAAACCATATCCGTTGCCATCGGCGGAGGGTGGGTTACGGTAACACCGGTGCAGGTGTTGCAGATGGTCAGCACAATCGCCCTGCGGGGGAGGTGTCCCCAGCTCCATTTGCTGGACCGGATTGAGCGTCGCGACCAGGAGTTGTACCGCTATGAACCCCGCTTCCGCAAACTTCCGATCCGGCCCGAATATTTTGAGAATGTAATCAGGGGGATGTTTTGCGCGGTGAATGAAGAGGGTACCGGCAGAGCCGCCCGAGTCCCGGGTCTCGACATTTGCGGAAAAACGGGAACTCAGCAGATAATCAGCAAAGACAATCCCCGCTACAATGAACTGGTCAAGCAGAAGCGGTTTCGACCCCATGCCTGGTTTGCTTCTTTCGCGCCCCGAACGGATCCGCGCTATGCAGTCATTGTCCTGGTGGAACATGGGGGAGAAGCCGGGGAAATCGCGGCGCCGCTGGCGGCGCGCGTTTATCGCAGGTTGTTGAAGCATGAGTGA
- a CDS encoding rod shape-determining protein RodA has protein sequence MSDLLRFFDKTTAIVLLLICLVGILLIASASSSASTAYHLRQAVFLVVALAGGFMVMRTKTDTVFRLALPAYVVLMVLLIIQLLAGRVVAGTRSWLPLGVISIQVSEFVKIPLALIMARYLARIQEIGYREFLRLGAMLGLPVVLIVLQPDMGVAFMLCSLLLGALILKRVRLHVILTLILLISVGSVMVWHTVLKPYQKSRVISFLNPEKFSQSSGYQIIQSRIAVGSGGLAGKGFMRGSQSQFEFLPTRHTDFIVSVLGEEFGFLGISLLLLLYFLFFTRQLRYRGTGDAQFYFVYLFTGLILFQFLVNVLMAIGYFPVLGIPLPFVSYGGSSLLSFMIGEALIFRMKINPYLHER, from the coding sequence ATGAGTGATTTATTGCGTTTTTTCGATAAGACTACAGCGATTGTGTTGCTGCTGATCTGCCTGGTAGGGATTCTGCTGATTGCCAGTGCTTCCAGCTCGGCATCGACGGCATACCACCTGCGCCAGGCCGTTTTTCTCGTGGTGGCCCTGGCGGGGGGATTCATGGTGATGCGCACCAAAACGGATACGGTTTTCCGCCTGGCCCTGCCCGCCTACGTGGTTTTAATGGTTTTGCTGATCATTCAGCTCCTGGCTGGACGAGTGGTGGCGGGCACTCGGAGTTGGCTGCCCCTGGGCGTCATCTCGATCCAGGTTTCTGAATTCGTCAAGATCCCCCTCGCCCTGATCATGGCACGGTACCTGGCGCGGATTCAAGAGATCGGATATCGCGAGTTCCTGCGCTTGGGGGCCATGTTGGGTTTGCCGGTGGTCCTCATCGTGTTGCAACCGGACATGGGAGTGGCCTTTATGCTTTGCTCGCTTCTGCTCGGAGCCCTGATCCTCAAACGGGTACGCTTGCATGTGATTCTGACACTGATTCTCTTGATTTCCGTCGGATCCGTGATGGTGTGGCACACCGTTCTCAAACCCTACCAGAAAAGCCGGGTGATCTCTTTCCTGAACCCGGAAAAATTCAGCCAGTCCAGTGGATACCAGATCATTCAGTCCCGCATTGCCGTGGGTTCCGGGGGATTGGCGGGCAAAGGTTTCATGCGCGGCTCCCAGTCCCAGTTTGAGTTCCTGCCCACGCGCCATACGGATTTCATTGTGTCTGTATTGGGAGAGGAATTCGGTTTTCTCGGTATCAGCCTGCTGTTGCTCTTGTATTTTCTCTTCTTTACCCGGCAGTTGCGTTATCGCGGCACGGGAGATGCCCAGTTCTATTTCGTTTACCTGTTCACCGGGCTGATCCTGTTCCAATTCCTGGTGAACGTACTCATGGCCATCGGCTATTTTCCCGTTCTGGGAATCCCTTTGCCTTTTGTTTCTTATGGAGGTTCTTCACTGCTTTCGTTCATGATCGGAGAGGCCCTGATATTTCGTATGAAGATCAATCCCTATCTCCATGAACGCTGA
- a CDS encoding TIGR03960 family B12-binding radical SAM protein, translating into MNADRRQLLLRRLRNPQAWMGLEINAVCKQPVPGDINICLVFPDTYEIGMSHQGIKILYHLLNARNGVVAARCFLPEPESAHLFGEMDIPLFSIEQQRNLMDFDVVGFSLLTEFSFSGVLHVLDLARLPLKSRDRDSHHPLIVAGGISVVNPEPLREFVDIFAVGDGEILFPEITDVLRESRRPGEKKSALLARLSRIPGVYVPSRTETTLQGRFMLPASSDGGITRRCLKNLDEVVAEEKMIVPLGRTVFDRLEVEIARGCPQACRFCQARSYYAPWRQRAIPTLAKYLSSSLRCTGFEAFSLSSLSAGDYADLQSLLRNIVNHVPEGVFMSVPSLRPATLSRELLQTIASYRRTGITIVPEAGSERLRGVINKSVTDAEIMAAVDSALDLGWRKLKLYFMIGLPTETEADIDAAADLVEAILQRCRGRHVRLHVSFSAFVPKPHTPLQWTRRESAHVLLQRIQRLKQRLKRYRNLVMDFSDPRLGEVETILSRGDARVGELLLRVYRDGERYSAWAGHFNAATWERHIRDLGLEIFLEDIPVSQPLPWEHIQVDFRPEHLLAEYRRAMVAEPSPSCRERDCADCRGCYHPMPAYRQDSCTAAVPEPESLPQPVFRPVRLFYAKQEKYRYLSQLTLNQLMERLIRRTGMRFRSTSGFHPRMKMVALPPLPVLATGLEEVVEVFLDACWSAETILDKLLWDSHFPWIRAQVPPAASRGLSRSLEAMVYRIFVDDPGNAVALVEPLLEAGDQVTLGADLVEVQVGSRGDGAARFARIYRSLDPQKQRLEDLVRVRVVLADPDGSGDTP; encoded by the coding sequence ATGAACGCTGACCGCCGGCAACTGCTTCTGCGCCGGCTGCGCAACCCCCAGGCATGGATGGGACTCGAGATCAACGCGGTTTGCAAGCAGCCTGTTCCCGGCGATATCAACATATGTTTGGTGTTTCCGGATACGTATGAAATCGGCATGAGTCACCAGGGGATAAAAATTCTTTATCACTTGCTGAATGCCCGCAACGGTGTAGTGGCGGCCCGTTGCTTTCTGCCGGAACCCGAATCCGCCCATCTTTTTGGTGAGATGGACATTCCCCTGTTCTCAATTGAGCAACAACGCAACCTGATGGACTTTGACGTGGTGGGGTTTTCTCTGTTGACGGAATTTTCTTTTTCCGGGGTGCTGCACGTGCTGGATCTCGCCCGTTTGCCGCTAAAGAGCCGTGATCGCGACAGCCACCATCCTTTGATCGTGGCAGGCGGGATTTCAGTGGTTAATCCCGAGCCCCTGAGGGAATTTGTAGACATTTTTGCGGTTGGTGACGGGGAAATCCTGTTCCCTGAAATCACGGATGTACTCCGGGAATCCCGCCGTCCGGGCGAAAAGAAAAGCGCGTTGTTGGCACGACTGAGCCGGATTCCGGGCGTATACGTGCCGTCCCGGACCGAAACCACGTTACAAGGACGGTTCATGCTTCCCGCTTCTTCAGATGGGGGAATCACCCGACGCTGTTTGAAAAACCTGGATGAGGTGGTGGCGGAAGAAAAGATGATTGTTCCCCTGGGCCGCACCGTGTTTGACCGCCTGGAGGTGGAGATCGCCCGCGGATGTCCCCAGGCCTGCCGTTTCTGCCAGGCCCGATCCTATTACGCACCCTGGCGCCAGCGTGCGATTCCCACGCTGGCGAAATATTTGTCTTCCTCACTGCGTTGTACGGGCTTTGAGGCCTTTTCGCTCTCTTCTCTCAGTGCGGGGGATTATGCCGACCTGCAGAGCCTGTTGCGCAACATTGTTAATCATGTACCGGAAGGGGTTTTCATGTCGGTCCCTTCCCTGCGCCCGGCCACCCTCTCCCGCGAATTGCTCCAGACCATTGCCTCTTATCGCCGGACCGGCATCACGATCGTTCCGGAAGCGGGATCGGAGCGGCTGCGCGGGGTGATCAACAAGAGCGTTACGGATGCGGAAATCATGGCCGCGGTGGATTCGGCCCTGGACCTGGGATGGCGGAAACTCAAGCTCTACTTCATGATCGGTCTGCCCACCGAGACGGAAGCCGACATAGATGCCGCGGCCGACCTTGTGGAAGCGATCCTGCAGCGTTGCCGCGGTCGCCACGTGCGCCTGCACGTATCTTTTTCCGCCTTTGTTCCCAAACCCCATACCCCATTGCAATGGACGCGCCGGGAATCGGCCCATGTACTCCTGCAACGCATTCAACGCCTGAAGCAACGCTTGAAGCGGTATCGAAACCTGGTGATGGACTTTTCCGATCCACGCCTGGGTGAGGTTGAAACCATTCTGTCTCGGGGGGATGCGCGGGTGGGCGAACTGCTGCTCAGAGTATACCGGGACGGTGAGCGCTATTCGGCCTGGGCGGGTCATTTCAATGCCGCAACCTGGGAGCGGCATATCCGGGACCTCGGCCTGGAGATTTTCCTGGAGGATATCCCCGTATCGCAGCCGTTGCCATGGGAGCACATCCAGGTGGATTTCCGGCCGGAGCACCTGCTTGCCGAATACCGGCGGGCCATGGTCGCTGAGCCTTCGCCTTCCTGCCGGGAACGGGATTGCGCGGACTGTCGAGGCTGTTACCATCCCATGCCCGCGTATCGGCAGGATTCCTGCACCGCCGCCGTTCCTGAACCGGAGAGTTTGCCGCAGCCGGTGTTTCGCCCGGTGCGGCTGTTCTACGCCAAACAGGAGAAATACCGCTATCTGTCTCAGTTGACCCTGAACCAACTCATGGAGCGGTTGATCCGGCGCACGGGCATGCGTTTCCGCAGTACATCCGGGTTTCATCCGCGCATGAAGATGGTTGCCTTGCCCCCATTGCCGGTATTGGCCACCGGACTGGAAGAGGTGGTTGAAGTCTTTCTGGATGCGTGCTGGAGCGCTGAAACCATATTGGATAAATTGTTGTGGGACAGCCATTTTCCCTGGATACGGGCCCAGGTTCCGCCCGCGGCTAGCAGGGGGCTGAGCCGCAGCCTGGAAGCGATGGTGTACCGGATCTTTGTGGATGACCCGGGCAACGCGGTTGCCCTGGTTGAGCCCCTGCTTGAGGCCGGAGACCAGGTAACTTTAGGCGCCGATCTAGTCGAGGTCCAGGTTGGCTCCCGGGGTGATGGCGCCGCTCGTTTTGCCCGGATTTACCGCAGTCTGGATCCGCAAAAGCAACGCCTCGAAGACCTCGTGAGGGTCCGGGTGGTGCTGGCCGATCCGGATGGTTCGGGAGATACGCCATGA
- a CDS encoding RNA methyltransferase, giving the protein MIHEIASRSNPRVRALAAELDGLYVYEGDRLVRDLLARREPLRLLVAHHRHRQLALNAAAENIWLTDRPVLDRLSRLRDAPDLIAVIPPPKPGLNLERAEVVVVLDRVQDPANAGTAFRCAAAFGLDGMVLAGDTVRPWNPRFMRAAQTSLLDVPFQILPGLDELFSLKQASHFNVYLTAAAPPAERGLSPGEMRIPCLVVVGHEGRGIDHRWFFQHPVVHIPQSGLVDSLNAGVSACILMYELQRSGKIGVAER; this is encoded by the coding sequence ATGATTCATGAGATTGCCTCAAGATCGAATCCCCGTGTACGCGCTCTGGCGGCTGAACTGGACGGACTGTACGTGTACGAAGGAGACAGGCTCGTGCGCGACCTGCTGGCAAGGAGGGAACCACTACGCCTGCTGGTGGCGCATCATCGCCACAGGCAATTGGCGCTCAACGCGGCGGCGGAAAATATTTGGCTGACAGACCGGCCGGTACTGGACCGACTTTCACGCCTGCGCGACGCCCCGGACCTGATCGCGGTGATACCGCCGCCAAAGCCCGGCTTGAACCTGGAGAGGGCGGAAGTGGTAGTGGTGCTTGACCGGGTTCAGGATCCGGCCAATGCCGGAACCGCGTTTCGTTGCGCCGCCGCTTTCGGTCTGGATGGCATGGTGTTGGCGGGTGACACGGTGCGTCCCTGGAACCCGCGCTTTATGCGTGCCGCCCAGACTTCTCTTCTGGACGTGCCATTCCAAATACTTCCGGGTTTGGATGAGCTTTTCTCTTTGAAGCAAGCCAGCCATTTCAACGTGTACCTGACCGCGGCCGCGCCTCCGGCTGAAAGGGGACTATCGCCGGGGGAAATGCGCATTCCCTGCCTGGTGGTGGTGGGCCATGAAGGCCGCGGTATCGACCACCGCTGGTTCTTTCAGCACCCGGTTGTGCACATTCCCCAGTCCGGCCTTGTGGATTCGCTTAACGCCGGTGTGAGCGCCTGTATCCTCATGTACGAGCTGCAGCGGTCCGGAAAGATCGGGGTAGCGGAGCGCTGA
- a CDS encoding epoxyqueuosine reductase QueH, whose translation MIRPRLLLHVCCGPCAAWVVRKLRNQYDVTGFFFNPNVHPEKEYIFRLEEVRLLARSEDWPLLEGEWDMKAWVREMFPFRNEPERGKRCGSCFRQRLRRTFERAREKEFSIVASTLSISPYKVTRQINTEGEALSREFGIAFLPENFKSKDGWNHANRLARELGIQHQNYCGCVYSQRDRLLHTRRRNCQDSS comes from the coding sequence ATGATCCGTCCGCGCCTGTTGCTGCATGTCTGTTGCGGTCCCTGCGCCGCCTGGGTGGTGCGAAAACTGCGGAACCAATACGATGTCACCGGGTTTTTCTTTAACCCCAACGTTCACCCTGAAAAGGAATACATTTTCCGCCTGGAAGAGGTTCGCCTCCTGGCGCGAAGCGAAGACTGGCCGCTGCTGGAGGGCGAGTGGGATATGAAAGCCTGGGTGAGAGAGATGTTTCCATTTCGCAATGAGCCTGAAAGGGGGAAACGTTGCGGCAGCTGCTTTCGCCAGCGCCTGAGGCGCACCTTCGAGAGGGCAAGGGAAAAAGAGTTTTCAATCGTGGCTTCCACCCTTTCCATCAGCCCCTACAAAGTGACCCGACAGATCAACACCGAGGGCGAGGCCCTCTCCAGGGAATTCGGCATTGCTTTCCTGCCGGAAAACTTCAAGAGCAAAGACGGTTGGAATCACGCCAACAGGCTGGCCCGAGAGCTTGGCATTCAACACCAGAACTATTGTGGCTGCGTCTACTCCCAAAGGGACAGGTTGCTCCACACCCGCCGCCGTAATTGTCAAGATTCTTCCTGA
- a CDS encoding DUF1565 domain-containing protein, which yields MQCCDAVPGVIGLVGQPRNAAPPRQRLKPFPACIWFPNTISRVAGKLKNKGLLLGFGCRIFLADQEVKMKIKLVTAVLAMFLIICMGSLNADIYVSVSRGSNQNDGSRENPVKEIDRAITLVKPGEAIRISGGHYQGTFGIGYLESDKPLQLIGSYDEAFEKRSVIATPTLFQPDNAAGGKARKAMLKFTRTIDGTQIDGIVFNMGMRNAYSVNEGLVEGVETGRMLRSTERPRTGNSTVEEPIIQVASSAQGGDLIIRNCVFVNGAGFAIQGGVRGGTFRILNNVFVGNRMAAVEIYGTCASRGGPGKSVSCGNVEIAYNTILFTWSRLKDMRDMGYGIRVMTKCSYAIHHNIIGGSILAGIDHTRFNPGEWLRIEDNIFFANKKADIEYSPASNTRLNIMVEQFGDLTFAAVKGNRRAIPTALPLNLKYLEGFLTAGYSEQEDFNPDSQANLWREALGLNKQGKLRSSVSMFMNRYPWKDTLKLFGAVRGAGAQRF from the coding sequence ATGCAATGCTGCGATGCTGTACCTGGTGTTATCGGCTTGGTTGGCCAACCGCGGAATGCGGCTCCACCACGCCAGCGATTGAAGCCGTTCCCGGCATGCATTTGGTTTCCCAACACGATTTCGCGCGTAGCCGGCAAGCTGAAAAATAAGGGCTTGCTTTTGGGTTTTGGTTGTCGTATTTTCCTGGCTGATCAAGAGGTGAAAATGAAAATCAAGCTGGTTACCGCTGTTTTGGCGATGTTTCTGATTATCTGCATGGGATCTCTTAATGCGGATATCTATGTCTCAGTCTCAAGGGGAAGCAATCAGAATGACGGCAGCCGCGAAAACCCGGTCAAAGAGATCGACCGGGCTATCACGCTGGTCAAGCCCGGGGAAGCCATCCGCATATCCGGAGGACATTACCAGGGAACGTTCGGCATCGGTTACCTGGAAAGCGACAAGCCGCTCCAGTTGATCGGCAGTTACGATGAAGCGTTTGAGAAACGTTCCGTTATCGCGACGCCGACACTGTTTCAGCCCGACAACGCCGCCGGGGGCAAGGCCAGGAAAGCCATGCTCAAGTTCACTCGGACCATTGACGGTACGCAAATCGACGGTATTGTTTTCAACATGGGAATGCGCAACGCCTACAGCGTGAATGAGGGCCTGGTGGAGGGCGTGGAAACCGGGCGCATGCTGCGTTCCACGGAACGTCCCAGAACCGGCAACAGTACGGTTGAGGAACCCATCATCCAGGTCGCCAGCTCAGCCCAGGGGGGTGACCTGATCATCCGGAACTGTGTTTTTGTGAACGGCGCCGGCTTTGCCATTCAGGGTGGAGTCCGCGGCGGAACGTTTCGCATCCTCAACAACGTGTTTGTCGGCAATCGCATGGCGGCGGTAGAAATCTACGGCACGTGCGCCTCCAGAGGCGGTCCGGGAAAAAGCGTCAGCTGCGGTAATGTCGAAATCGCGTACAACACGATTTTGTTTACCTGGAGCCGGCTCAAGGACATGCGGGACATGGGCTATGGCATCCGCGTCATGACCAAATGCTCCTATGCCATTCATCACAACATCATCGGTGGCAGCATCCTGGCCGGCATCGATCATACCCGGTTCAATCCCGGGGAATGGCTGCGTATCGAAGACAACATCTTTTTTGCCAACAAGAAGGCTGATATCGAGTACAGTCCGGCCAGCAACACCAGGCTCAACATCATGGTCGAGCAGTTCGGCGACCTGACTTTTGCCGCGGTGAAGGGCAACCGCCGTGCGATTCCAACCGCGCTTCCCCTCAATCTGAAATACCTGGAGGGTTTTCTCACTGCCGGCTACAGCGAACAGGAGGATTTCAATCCTGATTCGCAGGCCAACCTGTGGCGTGAGGCCTTGGGGCTCAACAAGCAGGGAAAGCTGCGTTCAAGTGTCAGCATGTTTATGAATCGATATCCCTGGAAAGACACGTTGAAACTCTTTGGCGCGGTCCGGGGGGCCGGCGCCCAAAGATTCTGA